A single region of the Podospora pseudopauciseta strain CBS 411.78 chromosome 1, whole genome shotgun sequence genome encodes:
- a CDS encoding hypothetical protein (COG:S; EggNog:ENOG503NZTQ), with protein MRLSSVAVSAAALRGALAWGGFGHITVAYIASNFVSDSTTSYLQTLLRNDTGDYLAGVATWADSIRYTKWGRFTSGFHFIDAHDNPPTYCGVDYDRDCKKEAGCVVSALQNYTSQLLDTELPLWRRAQAAKFVIHFVGDIHQPLHTEDVARGGNGIHVTFEGKELNLHHVWDTSIAEKLVGGIRRKPYPFAKKWADELTEEIKSGKYAAESKSGWLRGTNITDPIATALGWAVEGNALVCTTVLPEGAEAIEGQELGTDYYEKAAPVVEEQVAKAGFRLAAWLDLIISSLKTLELPASSEPEPDLDSDVPGDL; from the exons GCTTTGGTCACATTACCGTCGCCTATATCGCCTCCAATTTCGTCTCTgactccaccacctcctaTCTTCAGACCCTCCTCCGCAATGACACCGGCGACTACCTCGCCGGCGTTGCTACCTGGGCAGATTCTATCCGGTACACCAAATGGGGCCGCTTCACCTCGGGCTTCCACTTCATCGACGCCCATGACAATCCGCCGACCTACTGCGGCGTAGATTACGACCGTGACTGCAAGAAAGAAGCCGGTTGCGTGGTCAGCGCTTTGCAGAACTACACCTCCCAGCTTCTTGATACTGAGCTTCCACTCTGGCGGCGAGCACAAGCAGCAAAGTTTGTGATTCACTTTGTTGGTGATATTCACCAACCTCTACATACCGAGGATGTGGCGAGGGGAGGCAACGGAATTCATGTTACGTTTGAAGGAAAAGAGCTGAACTTGCACCATGTGTGGGATACGAGCATTGCCGAGAAGTTGGTGGGCGGCATTCGCAGGAAGCCGTATCCGTTTGCGAAGAAATGGGCCGACGAGTTGAcggaggagatcaagagtGGGAAGTACGCGGCGGAGAGCAAGTCCGGCTGGCTAAGGGGGACGAATATCACGGATCCGATTGCTACGGCTCTAGGGTGGGCGGTTGAGGGCAATGCGTTGGTTTGCACTACCG TATTGCCAGAAGGCGCGGAAGCCATCGAGGGCCAGGAGCTGGGAACGGACTACTACGAAAAGGCCGCTCCTGTCGTCGAGGAGCAGGTTGCAAAGGCTGGCTTCCGGTTGGCTGCTTGGTTGGACTTGATCATCTCGAGCCTCAAGACTCTTGAGCTGCCAGCCTCGTCGGAGCCAGAGCCAGATCTGGATTCGGATGTGCCAGGAGACCTCTAG